One Lysinibacillus sp. OF-1 DNA segment encodes these proteins:
- a CDS encoding YibE/F family protein has product MNVIVLLAFILCLLMVAIGGKQGVRSFLSLFLNFGVLFVTIFLMTNPKNSPIILTFVACTIISCISLFYINKTNSKTITAFISTMVTIVVLLLFITFVTKKLMIQGFGEETTEEISIFSLYIGVDFVQIGASVIIMSTIGAIMDVAISIATSMHEIFYRNPSISRKKLFTSGLNIGRDILGTDTNTLFFAFFGGYLSLLIWFKDLSYSIGEIVNSKVFSAEMTTIFCAGIGIALIIPIASSVNAYYLIRTREKTEKLS; this is encoded by the coding sequence ATGAATGTAATTGTGTTATTAGCTTTTATTTTATGTCTATTGATGGTCGCAATTGGCGGGAAGCAAGGTGTACGTTCGTTTCTTTCTTTATTCCTAAATTTCGGTGTGCTCTTTGTGACGATCTTTTTAATGACCAACCCTAAAAATAGCCCCATCATCTTAACGTTCGTTGCCTGTACAATTATTAGTTGTATTAGCCTTTTCTATATCAATAAAACAAACAGTAAAACCATTACAGCATTTATCTCCACTATGGTGACGATTGTTGTCTTACTTCTTTTTATTACATTTGTAACGAAAAAGTTGATGATTCAAGGATTTGGTGAAGAAACAACAGAAGAAATAAGCATCTTTTCCCTTTATATTGGTGTTGATTTTGTGCAGATTGGTGCCTCCGTCATTATTATGAGTACGATTGGAGCAATTATGGATGTCGCTATTTCCATTGCTACTTCCATGCATGAGATTTTTTATCGTAACCCTTCGATTAGTAGAAAGAAATTATTTACATCCGGCTTAAATATCGGGAGAGATATTTTAGGAACCGATACGAATACGTTATTCTTCGCTTTCTTTGGTGGCTATTTAAGCTTATTAATATGGTTCAAAGATCTCTCCTATTCGATTGGTGAAATCGTCAACTCCAAGGTTTTTAGTGCTGAAATGACGACTATTTTTTGTGCTGGCATCGGTATTGCACTGATTATTCCGATCGCCTCCTCCGTCAATGCCTATTACTTAATTCGAACACGTGAAAAAACCGAAAAGCTCTCATAA